aaggctctccagagggtagtgaggtctgcacaacgcatcaccgggggcaaactacctgccctccaggacacctacaccacccgttgttacaggaaggccataaagatcatcaaggacatcaaccacccgaaccactgcctgttcaccccgctatcatccagaaggcgaggtcagtacaggtgcatcaaagctgggaccgagagactgaaaaacagcttctatctcaaggccatcagactgttaaacagccaccactaacactgagtggctgctgccaacacactgtcattgacactgacccaactccagccattttaataatgggaattgatgggaaatgatgtaaatatatcactagccactttaaacaatgctaccttatataatgttacttaccctacattattcatctcatatgcatatgtatatactgtactctacatcatcgactgcatccttatgtaacacatgtatcactagccactttaactatgccactttgtttactttgtctacacactcatctcatatgtatatactgtactcgataccatctactgtatgctgctctgtaccatcactcattcatatatccttatgtacatgttcctcatccccttacactgtgtataagacagtagttttggaattgttagttagattacttgttggttatcactgcattgtcggaactagaagcacaagcatttcgctacactcgcattaacatctgctaaccatgtgtatgtgacaaataaaatttgatttgatttgatttgatttgtttattccatttgtaagtctgttgttgtttgtgtcgcactgctatgctttatcttagccaggtcgcagttgtaaatgagaacttgttttcaactggccaacctggttaaataaaggtgaagtgaaataaaataaataaattaaataaacactagatgactgataggggGTGCTCAATCTCTCCGCCACTGTTTCGCTAAGAAGCTGAggtatggggctggagaaatgtagccactctcaaattcattgaccgagctatggatgcaaggactaaaAGTCAATTATataaaaattatagttttaactatGATTTGCGGCTATACCGTGTTTGTTTACATTCACTTTGTTggcaaacattggagtaaaacaagcttatattttgggtacTGATGAGGTACGACAGTTGAagtaagctcatgaggcatttaagttatattcttcaagaatcaatgggtacaaaTCATTAATTTATAAGTCCCAAAATGAATGTAGctactgcagattgcccctttaaggcaTACTTTTACATGATATTCCATACATTCCTTTGGAGAACTGCTCTTACTGGGGAGTACCAAAATGGCTGACCGGTGGCTTCACAGCATCctaatacatagcatcagcattCTAGTGTGTATATAATTGATTTAGAACAACTATAGAGGGTGGGACGTGGGAGTGTATAGATGTGGAAGAAAGAAGGATGAAAAAataggtggtgatggtggtgcaaatgatgatgataataatgatacACTTGATTGCTGTAAATCATCGTTGACGCTCTCTTGTGTTTCAGACTCTGGCCAGGAAATAGCTGAGAGGTAAATATTCTATTTTGACATGTATATTTTCTCAACCACTTGGTGAAGCAATCCTGCGTTGTTCATTATCCAGATATACATGACttgccccgtgtgtgtgtgtgtttgtgtgtgtatcaggATTGAGGAGGCAGAGGGGGTGGGTGAGCCTCATGACACCGACCATCTCAACCTGAACGCCAGCTGTAGTGACAGCAAACTCATGAGGGGCCTGTGGGCCAGCGCCATACTGCTGGGACCAACTGGTAACATGATACAGGCCAGGGCAACTTATAGTTCAGGATACAGTAGTTTCAAATAGTTGTAGTTAGTGTCTGAACAACTGGCAATAAGTGCTTAATTAATTCTGAATAAAAATacactcttctcttccctctctctcttaagcTTATGGTTCAGCAAATCTGACATTTGACGAGCGTACTGTCAGCTCCGCACTTTCCCTCTCAGAAGAGCTTTGCACTCTGACCTTCCGGCCTAAGTGGTCACGCCAGTCCCCGCCCTACAACCCAGCTTGCTTCGACTGCTGGCCCAATGCGCTGGGCACCCTGGCCATCTCCTCCGGCACCCACAGCTGGGTGATTGACATGGGTGAGAGCGGGGTCTTCAAGGTGTGGGTATGCTACTCCAGCATGGGGCGCAAGGGCTCGGGCAACAACTCCCACCTGGGCTACAACATCCAGTCCTGGGTGCTCTCCAAATACAATGGGGACTTCTCCTTCTGCCATGCGGGGAAGAACACACCCCTGCATGTGGTCCACAAGCCCAAGAGTCTAGGGCTACTCCTGGACTGGCCTAGTCAGACCCTGATATTTTATGACCCAGACTCCAGTGCTGTGTTGCACCTTTAGTGGCCCGCCGCTGCTGCAGCAGTTGCTGTGGCTGACCGCAGTGTCAGCATACTGCACTGACCTCTGAAGTACTGTAACTGAAGTGTCAATGATATAGAATTACGGGTAACATTTTCATAAGACATATCATATGAGTTGATAATATAACAGAGAAAGGGCTCATTAATGCTTACAACAAGTAGTATGACATTACACCTGCTGATAAAATGATACTGAATTACTTATAATATGTGTACATCCTACTAATAGAATACTATCAAAGCTTCACAATTTATTTGAATGTAATCAAATTGGCCAAATTTAGGCTCCTATGTCTCTCTGCATTGAATAGGTATACAGAAGGTTTTTTGATGGGAGATATATTTCTAATTTATTCTTTGTTTATTTTAAACTGAAGTAATGAATCTGTAGAGATTTCTGTATGAGTCTCTTGATCAAATTATACAGTAGTCCTAATGAGTCATACTGTAGTCATTTTAGATATAGGAGTATGTTATTTATATTTCTGTTATTATATGTTATGATAATTTACTGTAAGTTAATGTAAGAACAGCAGGGGGCAATGTAGTGTCATAGTGATGCGAAGGTTGACTTGTAACCCGCAATCCCTGCGGTTAAAgtgttgaataaagagaaaacaatacCTTACAAAAAATCCATACATGTTTAAGTCTTGTGCAATTTATGTCTATAGGCTACATTTACGCTTTAGGCTATCTGGCATTAGTGCGTAGGCCTAAATTTAAGGCTGCGATCACACCGACAGCGAAACGTCATTGTATTTTGgttgcgttgcagaggcagttgcagtgcgttcggTGTGATGGCTTGACAGAagtggtagcagaaggtgaatgttgaacttttgttgcatacATATATCCTGATGATGCTGTGTACTATTTTGTGCAATGAGACTGTCAGTGTCATTGCGCAAAGTAGTATGCAGCATCAGGATATgtatgcaacaaaagttcaacattcaccttctgctaccattggCAAATGCAGCgtttcattggaaatgaatgtaattctggtgtaccaaaatgtaACACTGTTGGTGTGATCAAAGCGTGTGCCTGTATGCTCGCCATTCGCCAAATGTTATTGGGAACGGGCAGAAAAAGTTATGGAGGCAAAATGGACAATGTCAGAGTTGAATTAAATAAGAGAAAAGCTGTGAAAAGTATTGCTTGGTGAAATTTTAAAAGAGGATAACAGTTCCGGctatgttatgtgtgatgattgtgaaaCTCTACTTGTGGAGAAATATTGATTTGTCGTTGCTCGTTAAAAGAAACAAAGATGACAGAGAACTTTACCaatgtcaactagattgaagcattcaCTCTATCATTTATGACATTCTGGGGAGCAtgggtttatttagtcttctaaTCTAGGgcaacatatacagttgaagttggaagtttacataaaccttagccaaatacatttaaactcagtttttcacaattcctgacatttaaaccgAGTAGAAATgcccagtcttaggtcagttaggatcaccactttatgttaagtatgtgaaatgtcagaataatagtagagacataatgtaagTTGATTACAAAATAACAAGTCATTTGGACTGGTCTtaggtgtaagtcgctctggataagagcgtctgctaaatgacttaaatgtatgtgtaactctgtgttgttgtatgtgtcaaacggctttgctttatcttggccaggtcgcagttgtaaatgagaagttgttctcaattagcctacctggttaaataacgttgaaataaaa
The sequence above is drawn from the Oncorhynchus gorbuscha isolate QuinsamMale2020 ecotype Even-year linkage group LG11, OgorEven_v1.0, whole genome shotgun sequence genome and encodes:
- the bspry gene encoding LOW QUALITY PROTEIN: B box and SPRY domain-containing protein (The sequence of the model RefSeq protein was modified relative to this genomic sequence to represent the inferred CDS: substituted 1 base at 1 genomic stop codon): MDLQQPIFFSLDVHQHETLSAKVVSRLSRKAASTSVVTTSDSESGKFSGESELCMEHESDLDWFCSSEQKLICLHCTIVGSCQSHTVTPLVSRVTGVRNQLVNICEKMQLQAQRMERFINQTLTAKERALQVEVSGAREQVVAQVSVVREAVEEEEQRLLEAVQREEERVEQCLLTQRAHWGQALAMLTQTRTRLVHTLTNTPDIQLAVNSGQEIAERIEEAEGVGEPHDTDHLNLNASCSDSKLMRGLWASAILLGPTAYGSANLTFDERTVSSALSLSEELCTLTFRPKWSRQSPPYNPACFDCWPNALGTLAISSGTHSWVIDMGESGVFKVWVCYSSMGRKGSGNNSHLGYNIQSWVLSKYNGDFSFCHAGKNTPLHVVHKPKSLGLLLDWPSQTLIFYDPDSSAVLHLXWPAAAAAVAVADRSVSILH